A single window of Chloroflexota bacterium DNA harbors:
- a CDS encoding cupin domain-containing protein — MQVIRNGQNEPEDRSDAPIFYGGKVTGEGIVGDGMSGDFNFNKVSFFNGAKNKFHTHTSDQILFVLGGKGYVATDSEQIEVGEGDTALIPAGERHWHGAVDGEDFSHISLTHPTSQTTVYDD, encoded by the coding sequence ATGCAGGTTATCCGAAATGGGCAGAACGAGCCGGAAGACCGCTCGGACGCGCCGATATTCTACGGCGGCAAGGTTACGGGCGAAGGGATTGTCGGCGACGGTATGAGCGGCGACTTTAACTTCAACAAGGTCAGCTTCTTCAATGGCGCGAAGAACAAGTTCCACACGCACACGAGCGACCAGATTCTGTTCGTGCTGGGCGGCAAGGGCTATGTAGCCACCGACTCGGAGCAGATAGAGGTAGGCGAGGGAGACACGGCGCTAATCCCTGCCGGCGAGCGCCACTGGCACGGCGCCGTCGATGGCGAAGACTTCTCGCACATCTCGCTAACGCATCCTACCAGCCAAACTACCGTGTACGACGACTAG
- a CDS encoding site-specific DNA-methyltransferase — protein MTTLQDIRQLQANEIYCGDARKLLRQICHESIDLSFWSPPYFVGKSYEKSLSFDDWQELLCEVIALHFSIVKPGGFLAINIADILAFPDPEMPRIQADNVSSKKVKITREQVLAAQEAHPAFNRYQLAELLGCSEQTIDRRLNNNNVRGGKYAVQRKVKIVGGLVEDWAAQAGFYLYDRRVWVKDACWENSRWHSLSYRSVDEFEYIYVFWKPGITTIDRSRLSKEEWGEWGSRGVWDIPSVRANVEHEAQFPIELPRRVIRLFSAPGDLVLDCFMGSGTTAVAAIGEGRSYLGIELLADYAELARRRCKETLDEAYVS, from the coding sequence ATGACTACGCTACAAGATATCAGGCAACTGCAAGCCAATGAGATTTACTGCGGCGACGCCCGCAAATTGCTCAGGCAAATTTGCCACGAGTCCATCGATCTGAGCTTCTGGTCGCCGCCATACTTTGTGGGCAAATCCTATGAAAAGAGCCTTTCTTTCGACGACTGGCAAGAACTTCTATGTGAGGTTATAGCACTACACTTCAGCATTGTGAAGCCAGGCGGATTTCTCGCTATCAATATAGCGGACATACTAGCGTTTCCTGACCCTGAAATGCCGCGCATCCAAGCGGATAATGTTTCCAGCAAGAAGGTCAAAATTACGCGAGAGCAAGTTTTGGCGGCGCAAGAGGCGCATCCCGCGTTCAACAGATACCAACTTGCCGAATTGCTGGGTTGCAGCGAGCAGACGATTGACAGGCGACTCAACAACAATAATGTGCGGGGCGGAAAGTACGCGGTTCAGCGAAAAGTGAAGATAGTGGGCGGATTGGTGGAAGATTGGGCAGCCCAAGCGGGATTTTACCTATACGACCGCCGCGTGTGGGTAAAGGATGCTTGTTGGGAAAATAGCAGGTGGCATAGTCTTTCATATCGCTCGGTGGATGAGTTCGAGTACATCTATGTCTTTTGGAAGCCGGGGATTACGACCATTGACCGCTCGCGCCTGAGTAAAGAGGAATGGGGCGAGTGGGGTTCACGGGGCGTTTGGGACATCCCGTCGGTGCGCGCGAATGTAGAGCATGAGGCGCAATTCCCGATTGAGCTGCCGCGCCGAGTAATCCGCCTATTCTCCGCGCCCGGTGATTTGGTGCTGGACTGCTTTATGGGGAGCGGCACGACGGCGGTCGCCGCGATTGGGGAAGGGCGTAGCTATCTTGGCATAGAGTTGCTGGCTGATTACGCCGAGCTTGCCAGAAGACGCTGCAAAGAAACATTGGACGAGGCTTATGTCTCTTGA
- a CDS encoding HAD-IA family hydrolase, whose product MITAVFFDLYGTLAGFRPSRYEIQSEALADFGITVTPDGILRGYYLADAFMSQQNATKPVRSLSREENQVFFAEYERRVLRGAGVEVSQEQAWEIWRRIRRIDYALAPFDDTIPALEACRRMGLIVGLISNMNRNGDELADSLGLLPYLDFSITSHEVGAEKPDPLIFERALGRADARPESAVHVGDQLTSDVAGALNVGISAVLLDRDGNHRDYKAQPRITDLSELPELLETMSD is encoded by the coding sequence ATGATAACTGCAGTATTCTTCGATCTATACGGTACATTGGCCGGTTTTCGCCCCTCGCGCTACGAGATACAGTCGGAGGCGCTCGCGGACTTCGGTATCACCGTGACGCCGGACGGCATTCTGCGCGGCTACTACCTTGCGGACGCATTTATGTCGCAGCAGAACGCCACGAAGCCGGTGCGTAGCCTGTCGCGCGAGGAGAACCAGGTGTTCTTCGCCGAGTATGAGCGGCGTGTGCTGCGTGGCGCGGGCGTTGAGGTGTCGCAGGAGCAGGCGTGGGAGATATGGCGGCGCATACGGCGCATCGACTACGCGCTCGCGCCGTTCGACGACACGATACCCGCGCTAGAAGCGTGCAGGCGGATGGGCTTGATCGTCGGGCTAATCAGCAACATGAACCGGAACGGCGATGAGCTGGCGGACAGCCTCGGACTACTGCCGTATCTGGATTTCTCAATAACATCGCACGAAGTCGGCGCGGAAAAGCCCGACCCGTTGATATTCGAGCGTGCGCTGGGACGCGCGGACGCGCGTCCCGAATCTGCGGTGCATGTAGGCGACCAGCTGACATCCGATGTGGCGGGTGCGCTGAATGTGGGCATTAGCGCCGTGTTGCTGGACAGGGACGGCAACCACAGGGATTACAAGGCACAGCCGCGCATCACCGACCTATCCGAATTACCGGAACTATTGGAGACAATGAGCGACTAG
- a CDS encoding YceI family protein produces MPFSIGRVAAGVLVVMMLAVVLAACSQQAEPQTTAATADTPAPTAAAPAAPTAAPTSAPAPTATPEPAPTATAEPRASATQPAATAAPASTATEAPVTAPVATAASSGSGANHFVLGEGTVARYMIDEELAGRGFFTAVGETTEVVGRVVFDDDGGVVAEGSAIVMQAASLTTDSDRRDGYVRERTLLTSEYPAIVFSPTSAEGLPSPLSDASGTVEFTITGDLTVRNQTREVTWDVVAEFGDTISGLASVVVTFEQFGIDKPSVAVVLSVEDSFQLELEFVGAFEEAGAINVDSADNTAYAQFLGDENAPVTVIEFSDFQ; encoded by the coding sequence ATGCCCTTTTCCATTGGCAGGGTGGCGGCTGGCGTGCTCGTTGTTATGATGCTTGCGGTGGTTCTTGCCGCGTGCTCGCAGCAGGCAGAGCCGCAAACTACGGCTGCTACGGCGGACACGCCGGCGCCCACAGCAGCAGCACCGGCGGCACCCACCGCAGCGCCAACATCTGCACCCGCGCCCACCGCTACGCCTGAACCCGCACCCACGGCAACCGCGGAGCCACGGGCATCGGCGACTCAACCTGCGGCAACAGCCGCGCCTGCGTCAACCGCTACGGAGGCGCCCGTGACTGCGCCGGTTGCAACGGCGGCGTCAAGCGGATCGGGCGCGAACCACTTTGTCCTTGGAGAAGGCACTGTTGCACGGTACATGATCGATGAAGAGCTGGCGGGCAGAGGGTTCTTCACCGCCGTCGGTGAGACTACCGAGGTGGTGGGGCGCGTCGTGTTCGATGACGATGGCGGTGTTGTGGCGGAAGGCAGCGCTATCGTTATGCAAGCCGCGTCGCTGACGACTGACAGCGACCGCCGCGATGGCTATGTCCGCGAGCGAACGCTGCTGACATCAGAATATCCCGCGATTGTGTTCAGCCCCACTTCGGCTGAAGGGCTGCCATCACCGCTCAGCGATGCAAGCGGCACAGTCGAGTTCACCATCACCGGCGACCTGACCGTTCGCAACCAGACTCGCGAGGTAACCTGGGATGTCGTCGCGGAGTTCGGCGATACGATAAGCGGACTGGCGAGCGTGGTGGTTACCTTCGAGCAGTTCGGTATAGACAAGCCTAGCGTCGCGGTCGTGCTCAGCGTGGAAGATAGTTTCCAGCTAGAGTTAGAGTTCGTGGGAGCGTTCGAGGAAGCGGGCGCGATAAATGTCGATAGCGCGGACAATACGGCGTACGCGCAGTTTCTAGGCGATGAGAACGCGCCGGTAACGGTCATCGAGTTCTCAGACTTCCAGTGA
- a CDS encoding thioredoxin domain-containing protein — translation MIEDYVASGDVRFVYRHFIVIGQESIVAAMGTECAAEQDMFWEYHDAIFDNWDDARQNRFGLAWLQSTAESLELDLPTFMECLDSGRHFERIRASQIDGMGRGIRGTPSVFVNGERVGGPDYEVYRAAIEAALEESNQ, via the coding sequence ATTATCGAAGACTATGTGGCATCGGGCGATGTGCGCTTCGTGTATCGCCACTTCATCGTCATCGGTCAGGAATCCATCGTCGCCGCGATGGGCACGGAGTGCGCTGCCGAGCAGGACATGTTCTGGGAATATCACGACGCCATATTCGACAACTGGGACGACGCGCGACAGAACAGGTTCGGTCTAGCTTGGCTGCAATCCACCGCCGAAAGCCTGGAACTGGACTTGCCGACATTTATGGAGTGCCTCGATAGCGGCCGCCACTTCGAGCGCATCCGCGCAAGCCAGATCGACGGCATGGGACGCGGCATCAGAGGCACGCCTTCCGTGTTCGTCAACGGTGAGCGCGTGGGCGGACCGGACTACGAAGTCTATCGCGCCGCCATCGAAGCCGCGCTTGAGGAAAGTAATCAGTAG
- a CDS encoding amidohydrolase: MKQGRRNNMDEQTPTIDSQVHAYERDSPDRPWQGFLDGPDEVTGDDMVAAMNAVGVDGALLVSPYSMYRFDPSYALEVHTKHPGKFGVIRPFNPESETIDDDMAEWTATPGVVGARIMLTYGDYDDGSHAGLNAIVAAAGRAGVPVNIMSTGKMHVVGELARRNPNTQLVIDHVGLDQPRHPPAPTEPWADLPAVVAMAALDNVAIKISGACTLAHEPFPYPDIWEPLGQLFTAFGFERCLWGTDWTRAIHVLTYEQGVAAFRVTDSLSDSERTMLMGGALTRIYNWSPDPDA; the protein is encoded by the coding sequence ATGAAACAGGGCAGGAGAAACAACATGGATGAGCAGACTCCCACCATTGACTCGCAGGTGCATGCCTACGAGCGCGACAGCCCCGATCGTCCCTGGCAGGGCTTTCTGGATGGACCCGATGAGGTTACGGGCGACGACATGGTTGCCGCTATGAACGCGGTGGGCGTGGACGGCGCGCTACTAGTGTCGCCGTATTCTATGTATCGCTTCGATCCGAGCTACGCACTGGAAGTCCACACGAAGCATCCCGGTAAGTTTGGCGTCATACGGCCGTTCAACCCTGAGTCTGAGACAATTGACGATGATATGGCGGAATGGACGGCGACTCCCGGAGTCGTGGGCGCGCGCATAATGCTCACTTACGGAGATTACGATGACGGTTCGCATGCGGGGTTGAACGCCATCGTCGCCGCGGCGGGACGCGCAGGCGTTCCCGTGAACATCATGTCAACGGGCAAAATGCATGTCGTGGGAGAACTTGCGCGGCGCAATCCGAACACGCAGCTCGTCATAGACCATGTGGGGCTGGATCAGCCGCGCCACCCACCCGCGCCGACGGAGCCGTGGGCGGATCTGCCGGCCGTTGTGGCGATGGCTGCGCTCGACAATGTGGCAATCAAGATTTCGGGCGCGTGCACGCTGGCGCATGAGCCGTTCCCATATCCTGATATATGGGAGCCACTTGGACAGCTTTTCACTGCGTTCGGATTCGAGCGCTGTCTATGGGGAACGGACTGGACGCGGGCGATACATGTGCTGACATACGAGCAAGGCGTGGCGGCGTTCCGCGTAACGGACTCGCTGTCGGATTCCGAGCGCACTATGCTGATGGGCGGCGCGCTGACGCGAATATACAACTGGTCGCCTGATCCTGACGCGTAG
- a CDS encoding type II restriction endonuclease, whose amino-acid sequence MSLEPQSLLHNLTLLEQVEKATLRMVVQAIYDFRNEAGEFFIHETDLVADIGEDITREAMDRMGTSTIPVRLFGKIDYKRARYVFQPEYSVRQALFVDSKAEKIEGAGTVTIQTAQTSMSVRQMRAGAPVDEQGTLPRILNVQNDEYLVTTVFVKYNYSEGSETLQKALESMSVTCLPNGILQDRYNPTPEQTFWLAGRNAPSRGEPFRARISLSRLKQLASWRVQHISLDAGTPFVWDE is encoded by the coding sequence ATGTCTCTTGAGCCGCAATCGCTGTTGCATAATCTAACCCTTCTTGAACAAGTCGAGAAGGCGACACTGCGTATGGTCGTTCAAGCGATTTACGATTTCAGAAACGAAGCCGGCGAATTCTTCATTCACGAAACCGACCTTGTGGCAGACATTGGCGAAGACATCACCCGCGAAGCCATGGATCGTATGGGCACTTCGACCATACCCGTAAGGCTATTCGGGAAGATTGATTACAAGAGGGCTAGGTATGTATTTCAACCTGAGTATTCTGTCAGACAGGCGTTGTTCGTAGATTCCAAAGCAGAAAAGATTGAAGGCGCGGGAACGGTTACGATACAGACAGCGCAAACATCCATGAGCGTCAGGCAGATGCGCGCCGGCGCACCCGTAGATGAACAGGGAACATTGCCGCGAATCCTCAACGTTCAGAATGACGAATATCTCGTTACAACGGTTTTCGTCAAGTACAACTACTCCGAAGGCTCAGAGACATTGCAGAAAGCGCTTGAAAGCATGTCCGTAACATGTCTGCCTAACGGGATACTGCAAGACCGCTACAATCCGACGCCGGAGCAGACATTTTGGCTTGCGGGCAGGAACGCTCCAAGTCGAGGCGAACCATTTCGCGCTAGAATCAGCCTCAGCAGGTTGAAGCAATTGGCTTCGTGGCGTGTGCAACATATATCGCTTGATGCGGGAACGCCTTTTGTATGGGATGAGTAA
- a CDS encoding hydrogenase expression/formation protein, translating to MLAGKLPMELLSRLLSDIDVRDPRVVLGARAGEDAALIDMGDRYLVAKTDPITFATDLIGWYLVQVNANDLAAMGATPRWLMATLLLPEGTTETQTATIFSQLIEACDSLGITLIGGHTEITYGLPRPVMMGAMLGEVDKDKVVLTSGAQVGDSIVLTQGVAIEGASILAREAEDALAAKGVPQAVIERAKAFLFTPGISVARAAAIACDTATVHAMHDPTEGGIASALLELATAADVGLTIDAARIPILPECRAICDALSLDPLGLIASGALLATMSPPDAERVIDALGSEGIPASIIGSITPQSAGLRITTNGEERPLPTFSRDELARFFAD from the coding sequence ATGCTTGCTGGCAAACTTCCGATGGAGTTGCTTTCGCGGCTGCTGTCTGACATTGATGTGCGCGACCCGCGTGTGGTGTTGGGCGCGCGCGCCGGGGAAGATGCCGCCCTCATCGACATGGGCGACCGGTATCTCGTCGCCAAGACCGATCCCATCACATTTGCCACCGATCTTATCGGCTGGTATTTGGTGCAGGTCAACGCGAACGATTTGGCGGCGATGGGCGCGACTCCGCGCTGGCTGATGGCGACGCTGCTGCTGCCCGAAGGCACGACCGAAACACAGACCGCTACGATTTTCTCGCAACTGATTGAGGCGTGCGACTCCCTTGGCATCACGCTCATCGGCGGACACACCGAGATAACCTACGGCTTGCCGCGTCCCGTGATGATGGGCGCGATGCTCGGCGAGGTGGACAAGGACAAGGTCGTGCTGACATCCGGCGCGCAGGTCGGCGACAGCATCGTGCTGACGCAAGGCGTGGCGATAGAAGGTGCATCGATTCTGGCGCGCGAAGCAGAGGACGCGCTGGCGGCGAAAGGTGTGCCGCAGGCGGTCATCGAGCGCGCGAAGGCGTTCTTGTTCACTCCGGGCATAAGCGTGGCGCGTGCTGCGGCAATAGCCTGCGACACGGCAACCGTACATGCCATGCACGACCCGACAGAAGGCGGAATAGCCTCCGCGCTGCTGGAACTCGCGACGGCGGCAGACGTAGGTCTGACCATTGACGCGGCGCGTATCCCGATACTGCCCGAGTGCCGCGCAATCTGCGACGCGCTCTCGCTCGACCCGCTCGGGCTAATCGCATCCGGCGCGCTGCTCGCAACTATGTCGCCACCGGACGCCGAACGCGTCATCGATGCGCTAGGCAGCGAAGGCATCCCTGCCAGCATAATCGGCAGCATCACCCCGCAGTCCGCCGGCTTGCGCATCACCACAAACGGCGAAGAGCGCCCGCTTCCCACCTTCTCCCGCGACGAATTGGCGCGGTTCTTTGCGGACTAG
- a CDS encoding histidine decarboxylase, whose protein sequence is MDTGTSVNRNQNQDKIDARIQQTLSAFSRLSPFSAGYPVNQNFDYTSLYPLLAYAANNVGDPFGHSRYQSNTHETEREVVTAVAELMRLPVEDAWGYVTAGGTEGNMYGIYVGRELMRDPVAYFSQDTHYSVLKILHVLNIRNIMIRSQDNGEMDYDDLRESIRINRTSPALIVANIGTTMKGAVDNLDRIREIVQELALPRYYIHADAAFHGMILPFVDDPQPFGFDSGVDSIAVSGHKMFGSPLPCGVVVTKKEYTAQIGRAIEYVGVLDTTLLGSRNAITPMIMWYSLTKNGVDGFRRIVADMLDTAEYAVQRFNENGIPAWRAKNSPIVVFPRPSSYVLFQWQLAPIDDIAHLITMPHVTRQMIDEVVADCLEWPPETT, encoded by the coding sequence ATGGATACAGGAACTTCTGTAAACCGGAATCAGAACCAGGACAAAATCGACGCGCGCATTCAACAAACACTATCGGCGTTCAGCCGGCTCAGTCCGTTTTCGGCGGGCTATCCGGTCAACCAGAACTTCGATTACACCAGCTTGTACCCGTTGCTCGCCTACGCCGCGAACAATGTCGGCGACCCGTTTGGGCATTCGCGCTACCAGTCTAACACTCACGAAACGGAGCGAGAGGTGGTAACCGCCGTCGCCGAGCTGATGCGCCTGCCCGTTGAAGATGCTTGGGGATATGTTACCGCCGGCGGCACAGAAGGCAACATGTACGGCATATATGTTGGGCGCGAGCTGATGCGCGACCCGGTGGCGTACTTCTCACAGGATACGCACTACTCCGTGCTGAAGATTTTGCATGTGCTGAACATCCGCAACATCATGATTCGCAGTCAGGACAACGGTGAGATGGACTACGACGACCTGCGCGAATCGATACGCATCAACCGCACATCGCCCGCGCTGATTGTCGCCAACATCGGCACGACGATGAAAGGCGCGGTGGACAACCTTGACCGCATCAGGGAGATAGTGCAGGAGTTGGCGTTGCCGCGATACTACATTCACGCGGACGCCGCGTTCCACGGCATGATACTGCCGTTCGTGGATGACCCGCAGCCGTTCGGCTTCGACAGCGGCGTGGATAGCATCGCAGTGTCCGGGCACAAGATGTTCGGCTCTCCTCTGCCGTGCGGCGTAGTCGTGACAAAGAAGGAATACACGGCGCAAATCGGCAGGGCAATCGAGTATGTCGGCGTATTGGACACGACGCTGCTAGGCTCGCGCAACGCGATTACGCCGATGATAATGTGGTATTCGCTGACGAAGAACGGCGTCGATGGATTCCGGCGCATAGTCGCGGATATGCTCGACACCGCCGAGTACGCGGTACAGCGGTTCAACGAGAACGGCATACCGGCATGGCGCGCGAAGAACAGCCCCATCGTCGTGTTTCCCCGACCGTCGTCGTATGTGCTGTTCCAGTGGCAGTTGGCGCCGATAGACGACATCGCCCACCTGATAACGATGCCCCATGTAACCCGCCAGATGATAGACGAGGTAGTTGCGGATTGCCTCGAATGGCCGCCGGAGACGACATGA
- a CDS encoding LLM class flavin-dependent oxidoreductase, with protein MITKFDSLYAGHVDMDNIGYAGTAVNDRVFDNDHLASVYSKTDAIAKTMDANGYDTFWLAEHHFQPEGYECIPNVLMSAVHLAHITERLNIGCGFNIAPMWHPLRLAEDYATADILTGGRVIFGVGRGYHSREIESFGSPLFDQEGNRDLFEEQVDIIFKAFNEDSFSHHGKNYTIPPSVPYRGYELEEITLVPRPMRLPVECWQPIQSATPRGLDFMAKHGIKGIIGGGVAEGGAMHRVVEAFREAYARTGVDLELGGNLSFGYHFYLADSKEKAIREAAALFEENLKMFGPLRLVRALSEEQIDAMSDPRRAPNSDLPRIEGAVEAGGFLCGTPEEVAAQLKRVEEAYPGLDRISVSQPVGTAEAIITEQLQWFAEEVMPAFKGSASARESELEAVPGDD; from the coding sequence ATGATTACGAAATTCGACAGCCTGTATGCCGGGCATGTGGACATGGACAATATCGGCTATGCGGGCACAGCGGTGAACGACCGCGTTTTCGACAACGACCATCTGGCGAGCGTCTATTCCAAGACGGACGCGATAGCCAAGACGATGGATGCGAACGGCTATGACACATTCTGGCTTGCGGAGCACCATTTCCAGCCGGAGGGCTACGAGTGCATACCCAATGTGCTGATGAGCGCGGTGCATCTGGCGCACATCACGGAACGGCTGAACATCGGCTGCGGCTTCAACATCGCTCCGATGTGGCATCCGCTGCGACTGGCGGAAGACTACGCGACTGCGGACATCCTGACCGGCGGGCGCGTTATATTCGGCGTTGGACGTGGTTACCACAGCCGCGAGATTGAGTCGTTCGGCTCGCCCCTGTTCGACCAAGAGGGCAACCGCGACCTGTTTGAGGAGCAGGTGGACATCATCTTCAAGGCGTTCAACGAAGACTCGTTCTCACACCACGGCAAGAACTACACCATCCCGCCGAGCGTGCCGTATCGCGGCTATGAACTCGAGGAGATAACCCTCGTGCCGCGTCCGATGCGCTTACCTGTCGAATGCTGGCAGCCGATACAGAGCGCGACTCCTCGCGGACTGGACTTCATGGCGAAGCACGGCATCAAGGGCATCATCGGCGGCGGCGTAGCAGAAGGCGGTGCGATGCACCGCGTCGTGGAGGCGTTTCGAGAGGCATACGCGCGCACCGGCGTTGACTTAGAACTCGGCGGCAACCTGAGCTTCGGCTATCACTTCTACCTCGCCGACAGCAAGGAAAAGGCGATACGAGAGGCAGCCGCGCTGTTTGAGGAAAACCTGAAGATGTTCGGACCGCTGCGTCTGGTGCGCGCACTCAGCGAAGAGCAAATAGACGCGATGAGCGATCCGAGGCGCGCGCCAAACTCCGATCTGCCGCGCATCGAAGGCGCAGTCGAAGCGGGAGGATTCCTATGCGGCACGCCCGAAGAAGTCGCCGCCCAGCTAAAGCGCGTGGAAGAGGCATATCCTGGCTTAGACAGAATAAGCGTAAGCCAGCCCGTAGGCACAGCCGAGGCAATCATCACTGAGCAGCTCCAATGGTTCGCCGAAGAAGTCATGCCCGCGTTCAAGGGGAGCGCATCAGCGCGCGAATCTGAACTGGAAGCGGTGCCCGGCGACGACTAG
- a CDS encoding SDR family NAD(P)-dependent oxidoreductase — MTELSSKIALVTGASRGVGRGIAHELGIAGATVYVTGRSVSRSATTESLGGDVNGAAALVTQAGGTGIAVRCDHTNDADVRDLFEQIAREQGRLDILVNNVWGGYERIDDVDFVAPFWEQPLWRWGLMFNAGVRAHYTASRLAVPLMVPQSCGLIVNISSGDEDKYRGQVMYDIAKAAVDRMAFAMAQELRQHGIVALALYPGLTRTERVERFASADELAIAESPRYAGRAVVTLATDPDVMRRSGNAYKTGELAREYGFTDIDGRQPPPFTFG, encoded by the coding sequence ATGACCGAATTATCGAGCAAAATCGCGCTGGTTACGGGTGCCAGCCGTGGCGTCGGACGCGGTATCGCGCACGAGCTGGGCATTGCGGGCGCGACGGTGTATGTAACCGGGCGCAGCGTAAGCAGAAGCGCGACAACGGAATCGCTGGGCGGCGATGTGAACGGCGCGGCTGCGCTGGTAACGCAGGCTGGCGGCACAGGAATCGCCGTACGCTGCGACCACACGAATGACGCCGATGTGCGCGACCTGTTCGAGCAGATTGCGCGCGAACAGGGCAGGCTGGACATACTGGTGAACAATGTCTGGGGCGGCTACGAGCGCATCGACGATGTGGATTTCGTGGCGCCGTTCTGGGAGCAGCCGCTTTGGCGCTGGGGCTTGATGTTCAACGCCGGCGTGCGCGCGCACTACACGGCGAGCCGTCTCGCCGTGCCGCTGATGGTACCGCAGAGCTGCGGACTCATCGTGAACATATCGTCGGGCGACGAGGACAAGTATCGCGGGCAGGTGATGTACGACATCGCCAAGGCAGCCGTGGACCGCATGGCGTTCGCGATGGCGCAGGAATTGCGGCAGCACGGGATCGTCGCGCTCGCGCTATATCCGGGCTTGACGCGCACCGAGCGCGTGGAGCGGTTCGCGTCCGCCGACGAGCTGGCAATCGCGGAATCGCCGCGATACGCGGGGCGCGCCGTCGTCACCCTTGCAACGGATCCCGATGTGATGCGACGAAGCGGCAACGCCTACAAGACCGGCGAACTCGCGCGAGAATACGGCTTTACCGACATCGACGGCAGGCAGCCACCGCCATTCACCTTTGGCTAA
- a CDS encoding ACT domain-containing protein: MAAGDDMTQNSDQQSAQRRIIVITAAKPGALARVTTALAEKDINIEDIDGRNAGDLGVIRLRSDDDDAALRALLEADLRAISSDAVVFRLPDRPGALASVSQLFASHDINVRAIHIAQRIEGYGIVAVNTDNDQLARSLLDEDSLLS; the protein is encoded by the coding sequence ATGGCCGCCGGAGACGACATGACCCAGAATTCAGACCAGCAGTCGGCGCAGCGCCGCATCATAGTCATCACGGCTGCGAAGCCGGGTGCGTTGGCGCGCGTGACCACCGCGCTCGCCGAAAAAGACATAAACATCGAAGACATAGACGGCCGCAACGCCGGCGACCTTGGCGTCATTAGGCTGCGGTCGGACGACGACGACGCTGCACTGCGCGCGCTGCTAGAAGCCGATCTGCGCGCCATAAGCTCGGACGCCGTGGTATTCCGCCTGCCGGACAGGCCGGGCGCGTTGGCGAGTGTATCGCAGCTCTTCGCCAGCCACGACATCAACGTGCGCGCCATCCACATCGCGCAACGCATTGAAGGCTACGGCATAGTAGCCGTAAACACCGACAACGACCAACTGGCCCGCTCCCTCCTGGACGAAGACTCCCTGCTGTCGTAG